In Leptidea sinapis chromosome 28, ilLepSina1.1, whole genome shotgun sequence, a single genomic region encodes these proteins:
- the LOC126973002 gene encoding uncharacterized protein LOC126973002: MKGQTVNPIMGNYPQQRLVVGEHPFTSVGVDYAGPITAASRQGRGCRFVKVYIAIFICFTTKAIHLELVGDLTSNNYLSALRRFMARRGKPSNMYSDNGTTFVGAYNELSKFLKSNCDSIAEGAVNEGINIHYIPAYSPHFGGLWEAGVKSTKYHLVPVLENCHLTYEELNTTLVQIEALLNLQPLTPLSSEPDDLMPLTPGHFLIGRPFTSLPTSDLTDQCTSHLSRYQRIEQLRQHFWNRWSKEYISELQTRSKWQLTKSEVTMGSLVVVKDDHLPPLKWRFGRVVGVHPGSDGVTRVADVKCSNGILRRAVTKICPLPICTEDAEGGGK; this comes from the coding sequence ATGAAGGGTCAAACCGTCAACCCTATAATGGGGAACTATCCACAGCAGCGTCTCGTTGTAGGAGAACACCCATTCACTAGCGTAGGGGTGGATTATGCTGGTCCTATCACCGCAGCAAGTCGTCAAGGTCGTGGTTGCAGATTTGTAAAGGTTTACATTGCCATTTTCATTTGCTTTACGACTAAGGCCATTCATTTGGAGTTAGTAGGTGATTTAACGAGCAATAACTACTTGTCGGCATTGCGTAGATTTATGGCGCGAAGAGGAAAACCCTCTAATATGTACTCCGACAATGGTACCACCTTTGTAGGTGCTTATAATGAGCTCTCTAAATTTCTAAAAAGCAACTGTGATTCGATTGCTGAAGGTGCAGTCAATGAAGGcattaatattcattatataccGGCGTACAGTCCTCATTTTGGCGGATTATGGGAGGCTGGTGTTAAGTCGACCAAGTATCACTTAGTGCCCGTGCTGGAAAATTGTCATTTAACGTACGAGGAGCTTAACACAACTTTGGTTCAAATTGAAGCCCTGTTAAATTTACAGCCTCTGACCCCGCTGTCATCGGAGCCTGACGACCTGATGCCACTAACACCAGGACATTTTCTGATTGGGAGACCATTCACATCGTTACCAACAAGTGACCTCACAGATCAGTGTACAAGCCACCTAAGTCGTTATCAACGGATTGAGCAGTTACGTCAACACTTTTGGAACAGATGGTCCAAAGAGTATATATCTGAGTTACAGACAAGGTCTAAATGGCAGTTGACGAAAAGTGAGGTGACAATGGGATCATTAGTAGTGGTAAAGGATGATCATCTACCACCATTGAAATGGCGCTTTGGTCGCGTTGTGGGAGTTCACCCAGGATCTGATGGAGTGACAAGGGTCGCAGATGTTAAATGTTCCAACGGGATACTCCGACGTGCTGTCACCAAGATCTGTCCACTGCCAATCTGCACTGAGGATGCTGAAGGTGGTGGGAAATAG